GGTGGCAGAAGGAAGGCTCGGGCGGCCAGTTCTACCGCGGCAAGTCCTTCGACACGTTCTGCCCCATCGGCCCCAAGGTCGCCACACCCGAGCAGGTCGGCGACCCCAACGCCGGTGGGGGGCTCCGCATCCGCTGCCGCGTCAACGGCCAGTTGATGCAGGACAGCACCACCGCCGACATGATCTTCAATGTCACAACCCTCATCAGCGAAATCAGCCGCGGCCACACCCTCCTCCCCGGCACGCTGATCGTCACCGGCACCCCCAGCGGCGTCGGCATGGCCCGCACCCCCGCCGTCTTCCTCAAGCAGGGCGACACCGTCGAGGTCGAAATCGAGAAGATCGGCACGATCACGAACCGAGTGGTCCAGGAGTAACCCGACTTCTCCTCTCCCCTCCTCTGCCTTCCTCTGCACTCCCCCGCGCTACCGTTCCCCAGATGGCCAAGAAAAAGGCTGACCAGGACCACACACCCTCCATCGAGAACCGCAAGGCCCGGTTCGATTACCACATCGGCGACACGCTCGAGGTCGGCA
The sequence above is drawn from the Phycisphaerales bacterium genome and encodes:
- a CDS encoding fumarylacetoacetate hydrolase family protein; amino-acid sequence: MNLTRTPFGVAVNLPSGELLPIRHIIGIGMNYAAHAKEQGKGVPERPVLFTKNPFAASLSGDDIRIPKVCQDRPQVDFEAELGVVIGTQPGGAFVRDVPKDKALQCVLGYVCANDVSARWWQKEGSGGQFYRGKSFDTFCPIGPKVATPEQVGDPNAGGGLRIRCRVNGQLMQDSTTADMIFNVTTLISEISRGHTLLPGTLIVTGTPSGVGMARTPAVFLKQGDTVEVEIEKIGTITNRVVQE